A segment of the Methanomassiliicoccaceae archaeon DOK genome:
GTCCATATGGAGGAGGATCACCTCCGCACCCTGCTGCGCCATCTTGTACGCGGCGACCGGGGAGTCGATCCCGCTGGACATCAGAGCTATGAGCTTCATCAGAGCTTCACGTCACCGTAATCGTCGGCCAGCTTCCTGGGCATGCTGTACTTGCACTCGGGGCAGTAGAGCCCGGTGCCCTTCTTGACCATCTCGGTCTTGCACTTGGAGCAGAGCGCCCTGATGCATCCGAGGTGGTCGTCCTTGGTGGTGAGCTGCAGGGACGGCTTGATGCCGGTGACCCTTGCCCTGATCATGTCCCCCTTCCTGAGCTCCTTGGAGACATCGTCGGTGTACTTGGGGGAAATCTTGGAGACGTGGATGGTGGCGTAGGTCTCTCCGCCGAGGGTCCTGTCGACGCCGTCCTTGGCCACGACGTCCGCGGTGGCCATGGTGTTCCTGATGTCGGCGACCACCGCATAGACTATGTCGCCCTCCTTCAGCACGTTCGGGGGGTTGGGGGAGACGACCTTCACGATGCACTCCTCGTCGTCGAACTCGACGACACCGACCTGGGATGCGTAGACCGTCCCGTCATCGGAGAACGTGCCCTCTCCTCCCATGTACTCCTCCTCGATCGCAACCTCGTCTCCGGGAAAAACCAGTTCTGAACTCATGATGAATCACCTTATGTTGACGACCGCGACGTCAACGCTCATTTTCGCCTTCTTATGGAATGAAAACGTATGCGGGATTTCGTACTTATAGGTTTTACGCCACGTCACCGTGCGTCCGCGGTCCCTGCAGAAGCCCTCGACGAACTCCAGCGTCTCGGCCATGTGTATGGAATAGACGCACTCGGAGCACTCCATCGCCTTATCCAGGAACGCGCGGTCGGCGTTGCGGTTCTGGCATCCGAACGGGGGGTTCATGAAGACAGTGTCCGCGCCCTCCTTGACGTCCCTGATGTCGGACAGGCGGAACTCCACGTCCGCGCCCGACGATTCGGCATTGATCCTGGCTACCCGCAGAGCGGATTCGGAGACGTCGTATCCCACGACCATACCGGCCCCGAGCATCCACGCGCCGATGGAGAACATTCCCGTTCCGCATCCGAGGTCCACGACCTTCAGGCCCTCTATGTCCCCGTTGCCGTACGCCGTGTACAGGATGTCCGCCGCGATGGTCGCCGGTGTCATGTACTGCTCCAGCGACGGGTCCGGATCTTCGAAGTTGCGGACGGACTGCAGCCTGATCTCGAGGTCCCTCTTCCTCATCCTCTTAGGGTAGGGTGAACACTCATATATCGGGCACGGTTCAAGGTGATATTCGGGTATGGAGGCAACTTCCAACCAATACTTCGATTTTCAGACGTGTGGCACATGACCCAGACATGCCTCCAGAGTCGTCGACAGTAAACGTCCAGTCTAAACAATTAAATACCATTCCAAACGTAAGGGTTGATTAGAAGTGCCTATCGGGTTCAGATGTCGAAGATAGGCGCGTTCGACCCTTACAAACGATTTACCGGAATCCGTTCGCGGGTTCCGGGAGCTTCGTTTCTTCTGATAATCCATGTCCCCACAGTCCGTTCGGACATGGGTCGGTTTCGTTTTTCGTCGCAGAACTGCGGTATTCGTACCGGTGCTGTGACAGATTTATTAAGAGGTACCCGATTCGAATCACGCATACAATGTTATGCGCACCTCGATTGAGGGGGTATACCACTGTCAAAAATCAGCAGAGCCATCATCAGCGTCTCGGATAAGACCGGCATCGTCGACTTCGCCAAGGAGCTGGCTGCCATGGGTGTCGAGATTATCTCGACGGGCGGGACGTACAAACTTCTGAAAGAGAACGGGATCGCGGTGACCGAGGTGGCCGAGGTCACGGGATTCCCTGAGATGCTGGACGGACGCGTCAAGACGCTCCACCCAATGATCCACGCAGGCATACTCGCCCGCAGGGACGTCAAGGAGCACATGGACGCCATCGCCGCCAAGGGGATCAAACCCATTGACATGGTCGTGGTGAACCTCTACCCCTTCAAACAGACGGTCCTCAAGGAGGGAGTCACGTTCGACGAGGTCGTCGAGAACATCGACATCGGCGGGCCCAGCATGATCCGCGCCGCCGCCAAGAACTACAAGTCCGTAGCGGTGGTCACGGACCCGAGGCAGTACTCCGACATCATCGCG
Coding sequences within it:
- a CDS encoding RNA-binding protein translates to MSSELVFPGDEVAIEEEYMGGEGTFSDDGTVYASQVGVVEFDDEECIVKVVSPNPPNVLKEGDIVYAVVADIRNTMATADVVAKDGVDRTLGGETYATIHVSKISPKYTDDVSKELRKGDMIRARVTGIKPSLQLTTKDDHLGCIRALCSKCKTEMVKKGTGLYCPECKYSMPRKLADDYGDVKL
- a CDS encoding methyltransferase translates to MRKRDLEIRLQSVRNFEDPDPSLEQYMTPATIAADILYTAYGNGDIEGLKVVDLGCGTGMFSIGAWMLGAGMVVGYDVSESALRVARINAESSGADVEFRLSDIRDVKEGADTVFMNPPFGCQNRNADRAFLDKAMECSECVYSIHMAETLEFVEGFCRDRGRTVTWRKTYKYEIPHTFSFHKKAKMSVDVAVVNIR